A genomic stretch from Sulfobacillus thermosulfidooxidans includes:
- a CDS encoding phosphatidate cytidylyltransferase, translating into MLGLRILTATFGIPVIILLVYLGGWFLVAGVAILAAIGVVEIHRMFHSRGIVFYPWLAILWIWSLLTAVGLGKPLMSVLVLGVAVVAVVALLSSPQESLQGAVTTTWVALYVGLFFAFLPLIREMVHGQFLAYTFFAVIWTTDTMAFFVGRRFGKHKLMPRVSPGKTWEGTVGGTVGGTVVAIGAFYLMHTQVVDGLVFGLVISVMGQIGDLLESAIKRYSGVKDSGGLLPGHGGVLDRFDSSLLTLPIAYYLLRGLGIH; encoded by the coding sequence GTGCTGGGACTTCGAATACTAACCGCGACATTTGGAATTCCCGTCATCATTCTCTTGGTGTATTTGGGAGGATGGTTTTTGGTGGCGGGTGTTGCCATTTTAGCGGCAATTGGTGTTGTAGAAATTCACCGAATGTTTCATTCCCGTGGCATTGTATTTTATCCCTGGCTGGCCATTTTATGGATTTGGTCTCTACTCACGGCAGTGGGGCTAGGTAAGCCTTTAATGTCGGTATTGGTTTTAGGGGTGGCTGTTGTTGCCGTTGTGGCCTTATTAAGTTCACCACAGGAAAGTCTGCAAGGAGCTGTTACCACGACGTGGGTGGCCCTGTATGTCGGGCTGTTTTTTGCGTTCCTTCCTCTGATTCGCGAGATGGTTCATGGACAATTCTTGGCGTATACATTTTTTGCTGTGATTTGGACGACGGACACCATGGCCTTCTTTGTGGGCCGCCGCTTTGGCAAACACAAATTAATGCCACGTGTCAGTCCGGGAAAGACATGGGAAGGAACGGTCGGAGGCACCGTGGGCGGTACCGTGGTGGCCATTGGCGCCTTTTATCTAATGCATACCCAGGTGGTAGACGGGTTGGTATTTGGCCTGGTGATCAGTGTCATGGGACAAATCGGCGATTTGTTGGAATCTGCCATTAAAAGGTACAGTGGGGTAAAAGATTCGGGAGGTTTATTACCAGGGCATGGGGGCGTACTCGACCGTTTTGATTCATCTTTGCTAACCTTACCCATTGCCTATTATTTGTTGCGAGGCTTGGGCATACATTAG
- a CDS encoding isoprenyl transferase — protein sequence MDTDARQHLMLDSQNSAQYGKLPRHIAIIMDGNGRWAQQRGLNRAEGHRAGVKALKPIVKECAAMGIEVLTVYAFSTENWSRPQVEVEALWDLLVEYLRSETAELKAEGVRIQTIGNVGALPVRAQKAIDAAMRETAAETRMVLNLALNYGGRDELVRAVNRWLDEHRPLSPDSYMTANAIAAHLDTAGLPDPDLLIRSSGELRISNFLLWQLAYAEIYVTETLWPDFNPMELHKAIRAYQKRDRRFGGLRE from the coding sequence ATGGACACAGATGCTCGACAACACCTTATGTTGGATTCACAAAATTCCGCTCAATACGGCAAGTTGCCCCGCCACATTGCCATTATCATGGACGGAAACGGCCGTTGGGCTCAACAAAGAGGTCTAAATCGTGCCGAAGGACATCGTGCCGGTGTAAAGGCGTTGAAGCCCATTGTCAAAGAGTGCGCTGCAATGGGCATCGAAGTCTTGACAGTCTATGCTTTTTCTACCGAGAATTGGTCCAGGCCTCAAGTCGAAGTCGAGGCTCTATGGGATTTATTAGTGGAATATTTGCGGTCTGAAACGGCCGAGCTGAAGGCTGAAGGGGTTCGTATCCAGACGATTGGGAATGTTGGAGCTTTGCCGGTACGGGCTCAGAAAGCCATTGATGCAGCTATGCGCGAAACCGCCGCTGAGACACGAATGGTCTTAAATTTAGCCTTAAATTATGGTGGGCGGGATGAATTGGTTCGCGCGGTCAATCGCTGGCTTGATGAGCATCGTCCTTTGTCTCCGGACAGCTATATGACAGCCAATGCGATTGCCGCTCACTTAGATACCGCAGGTTTACCGGATCCGGATCTATTGATTCGTTCGAGTGGAGAACTTCGCATTTCCAATTTTCTTTTATGGCAGCTTGCTTATGCGGAGATCTACGTCACGGAGACGTTGTGGCCAGATTTCAACCCGATGGAGCTCCATAAGGCGATTCGTGCCTACCAAAAACGCGATCGGCGTTTTGGCGGCCTTCGGGAATAA
- the frr gene encoding ribosome recycling factor — protein MLKDILSDAENKMKKAVEVFERDLNSMRAGRAHPGLLEKVPVDYYGAITPLQHLAGISVPESRTLIVQPFDRNAIPAIEKAIMKADLGVSVRVDGAVLRVSVPMLTEERRKDLVKQLRKRLEEEKVAIRNIRREALDALKSEQKEHIITEDDERRGQNDVQKLTDRYIKELEGVAEGREREILTP, from the coding sequence ATGCTTAAGGATATTTTGAGTGATGCCGAGAATAAAATGAAAAAGGCTGTCGAGGTTTTTGAGCGAGATTTGAATTCCATGCGAGCCGGACGGGCCCATCCGGGTCTTTTAGAAAAGGTCCCGGTTGATTATTATGGAGCCATTACGCCATTACAACATCTCGCAGGAATTTCTGTTCCCGAATCCCGCACACTGATTGTTCAGCCCTTTGACCGGAATGCCATTCCGGCGATTGAAAAAGCTATTATGAAAGCCGATTTAGGAGTATCGGTCCGCGTCGATGGAGCGGTACTGCGGGTCAGTGTTCCGATGTTGACAGAGGAGCGTCGAAAAGATCTAGTTAAACAATTGCGTAAACGGCTCGAAGAAGAGAAAGTGGCCATTCGCAATATTCGCCGGGAAGCTTTGGATGCCCTTAAATCTGAACAAAAAGAGCACATCATTACCGAGGACGATGAACGACGGGGACAAAATGATGTGCAGAAACTGACCGACCGGTACATTAAAGAGCTGGAAGGCGTTGCAGAAGGACGCGAACGGGAAATTTTAACGCCCTGA
- the pyrH gene encoding UMP kinase — MSEQPKYRRIVLKLSGEALAGSAGYGIDPTVVDSIARQIKDVLSLGVQTAVVVGGGNIWRGQSGSSKGMDRATADYMGMLATVINALALMDALEKHGVPVRVQTAIEMKEVAEPYIRRRAINHLEKNRVVIFAAGNGNPYFSTDTTAALRAAEIEADVMLKATKEAGVYDADPRTNPQAKKLDEIGYLDVLKENLRVMDATATSLCMDNNIPIVVFNMNQYGNIRKVVLGEPIGTFVRSDHHA, encoded by the coding sequence ATGTCCGAACAGCCAAAATATCGCCGCATCGTCCTCAAACTGTCCGGGGAAGCACTTGCAGGATCTGCCGGATACGGGATTGACCCCACGGTCGTGGATAGTATTGCCCGCCAAATCAAGGACGTGTTAAGTTTAGGTGTACAGACTGCGGTTGTTGTTGGTGGCGGTAATATCTGGCGGGGACAATCGGGATCTTCAAAGGGTATGGACCGCGCCACAGCAGATTATATGGGCATGCTGGCAACGGTTATCAATGCCCTGGCCTTGATGGATGCGTTAGAAAAACACGGCGTTCCTGTACGCGTGCAAACAGCCATTGAGATGAAAGAGGTTGCGGAGCCCTACATTCGCCGTCGCGCCATTAACCATTTAGAAAAAAACCGGGTGGTGATTTTTGCTGCGGGGAATGGGAATCCGTATTTCTCTACGGATACGACTGCAGCGTTACGGGCCGCAGAAATTGAAGCTGATGTCATGTTAAAGGCCACGAAAGAAGCGGGAGTTTATGATGCCGATCCGCGTACCAATCCCCAAGCGAAAAAATTGGACGAAATCGGCTATCTTGATGTGCTAAAAGAAAACCTTCGTGTGATGGATGCCACAGCGACATCATTGTGTATGGACAATAACATACCCATCGTCGTCTTCAACATGAATCAATACGGCAACATCCGGAAGGTAGTGCTGGGTGAACCGATTGGCACGTTTGTAAGGAGCGATCATCATGCTTAA
- the tsf gene encoding translation elongation factor Ts codes for MISANDVKKLREMTGAGMMECKKALEQANGDFERAIDILRERGLAQAAKKAGREANEGLIESYIHLQGRIGVLLEINCETDFVANTADFHTLAHDIAMHIAAANPRYVSREQVPPEEIEHERQVLSAQAQNEGKPPAIVEKMVAGRIEKFYKEVCLLDQPFIKNPDITVDQLLKEHIARLGEQIVVRRFARFERGEELPVTLA; via the coding sequence GTGATATCCGCGAATGACGTGAAGAAGCTTCGTGAAATGACGGGTGCTGGCATGATGGAATGTAAAAAGGCACTCGAACAAGCAAATGGGGACTTTGAACGGGCGATAGACATTTTGCGTGAACGGGGATTAGCCCAAGCCGCCAAGAAAGCTGGTCGAGAAGCCAATGAAGGCTTAATCGAAAGCTATATTCACTTACAAGGCCGCATTGGTGTCTTGCTTGAGATCAATTGTGAGACAGACTTTGTTGCTAACACGGCGGATTTCCATACATTGGCTCATGATATCGCGATGCATATCGCAGCAGCCAATCCCCGTTATGTGAGCCGGGAACAAGTGCCTCCGGAAGAAATTGAGCATGAACGCCAAGTCCTCAGCGCCCAAGCACAAAATGAGGGGAAACCGCCTGCTATTGTGGAAAAAATGGTAGCCGGACGCATCGAGAAGTTCTATAAGGAAGTATGCTTGTTGGACCAACCCTTTATTAAAAATCCGGACATCACCGTCGATCAATTATTAAAGGAGCACATCGCTCGACTTGGCGAGCAAATTGTTGTGAGACGTTTTGCCCGGTTTGAACGTGGGGAAGAATTGCCTGTCACACTGGCTTAA
- the rpsB gene encoding 30S ribosomal protein S2, with the protein MAVISMKQLLEAGVHFGHQTRRWNPKMKPYIFTERNGIYIIDLQKTVRKVDDAYNFVRQIGASGGRMLFIGTKKQAQEAVAEEAQRSGDFYVNQRWLGGMLTNFDTIKKRVKRLAELKEQEASGQWERLPKKEVSILMRQKEKLEKYLGGIEGMTQLPAAVFVVDPRKEHIAVTEARKLGIPIVGIVDTNCDPDEIDYIIPGNDDAIRAVRLLTSKIADALIEGRQGGVTEEQQEEVVEAQ; encoded by the coding sequence ATGGCTGTAATTTCCATGAAGCAACTGCTTGAAGCGGGTGTGCATTTTGGCCACCAAACCCGGCGTTGGAACCCTAAAATGAAACCCTACATTTTTACGGAGCGAAACGGTATTTACATCATCGACTTGCAAAAGACTGTACGGAAAGTTGATGATGCATACAATTTTGTTCGTCAAATTGGCGCGAGCGGTGGACGAATGCTGTTCATTGGAACGAAAAAACAAGCGCAAGAAGCCGTAGCAGAAGAAGCTCAACGTTCCGGTGATTTTTATGTGAATCAACGTTGGTTAGGCGGTATGCTCACGAATTTTGATACGATTAAAAAACGCGTCAAGCGTCTTGCTGAGCTGAAAGAACAAGAGGCTAGCGGGCAATGGGAACGCCTACCGAAAAAAGAAGTTAGCATTCTGATGCGGCAAAAAGAAAAGCTAGAAAAGTATTTGGGTGGCATTGAAGGAATGACCCAACTCCCCGCTGCGGTATTTGTGGTCGATCCCCGTAAAGAGCACATTGCCGTCACTGAGGCCAGAAAACTTGGAATCCCTATTGTGGGAATTGTGGACACAAATTGTGACCCTGATGAAATTGATTACATTATTCCCGGCAATGACGATGCGATTCGGGCCGTAAGGCTGTTAACGAGCAAGATTGCTGATGCTTTAATCGAAGGGCGACAAGGTGGCGTAACCGAAGAACAGCAAGAAGAGGTTGTTGAGGCCCAATAA
- a CDS encoding glycosyl hydrolase family 18 protein: MKVHNLKLLTTLSFATILIGGCSLYAEPQKPAPAKHTTQSTRKAANKATQTVKKTTTTTHGKPSTGQLKVIAFYDQTMTHVHPDPFTFVKAHPGLVTYLSPFWYEVSATGTVIAKPEGNAATLAKQAHLPLMPLFNNYLGTDGMLASQSLRTKAIDQIVHLVTSKNYAGVQIDFQKLKPTDRPLLVDFMNELHKKMPANKVISMSVIPLTAGTGQSGAYDLGALDKDVNSMVLMAYDLHGNGTPPGPVSPFNWVKQSINLALKAGVKPSKLYLGIANYGYLWKAGSTKATTIPLKVMYQHKYGAYTWNPTYKEAYDHYTSKGVSYTIWFVNDRAAVDRIKLAEQDHLGGVAFWRVGYEDAKWWNRVAKALKQPAPTKSGTTASSSKQASPQHRNKT, encoded by the coding sequence TTGAAAGTCCACAATTTAAAGTTGCTTACCACATTAAGTTTCGCCACAATATTGATTGGCGGGTGCAGTTTGTATGCAGAACCGCAAAAACCCGCTCCGGCAAAGCACACCACGCAATCTACACGAAAAGCCGCGAATAAAGCAACACAAACGGTGAAGAAAACAACAACGACGACCCATGGTAAACCATCAACAGGGCAACTCAAGGTCATTGCTTTTTATGACCAAACCATGACCCACGTCCATCCCGATCCCTTCACGTTTGTCAAAGCGCATCCGGGACTTGTCACCTATCTTTCACCGTTTTGGTATGAAGTCAGTGCTACCGGAACAGTGATAGCCAAACCGGAAGGCAATGCCGCCACGTTGGCAAAACAGGCGCATTTGCCGCTCATGCCACTGTTCAACAATTATCTGGGCACTGATGGTATGCTGGCTTCCCAAAGCTTGCGCACGAAGGCGATTGACCAAATTGTCCATTTAGTCACATCCAAGAATTACGCTGGCGTCCAAATCGATTTTCAAAAATTGAAGCCGACTGATCGCCCACTTCTCGTGGATTTTATGAACGAGTTGCATAAAAAAATGCCCGCGAATAAGGTCATATCCATGTCGGTGATTCCCTTAACGGCCGGCACCGGACAATCTGGAGCCTATGATTTGGGAGCGTTAGACAAAGATGTTAACAGCATGGTGCTCATGGCATATGACTTACATGGCAATGGCACGCCGCCAGGGCCCGTTAGTCCCTTTAACTGGGTCAAACAAAGCATTAACCTGGCGCTCAAGGCGGGAGTCAAACCCTCCAAACTATATCTGGGGATTGCTAATTATGGCTACTTATGGAAAGCCGGATCCACTAAGGCAACAACGATCCCGTTAAAAGTGATGTACCAACACAAATACGGCGCCTACACCTGGAATCCCACCTACAAGGAAGCTTATGACCATTACACATCCAAGGGCGTGTCCTACACTATTTGGTTTGTCAATGACCGGGCTGCTGTGGACCGGATTAAGTTGGCGGAACAAGACCATTTGGGAGGGGTCGCGTTCTGGAGAGTGGGATACGAAGACGCAAAATGGTGGAACCGGGTCGCAAAAGCCCTCAAACAGCCTGCTCCCACAAAAAGTGGCACAACGGCTTCAAGCAGTAAACAAGCCTCACCCCAACATCGAAATAAAACGTAA